In a genomic window of Thermoprotei archaeon:
- a CDS encoding helix-turn-helix domain-containing protein produces the protein MEEELLRPKDVAKKFGISVKTLWKWQRKGIIRAVRLPTGKLRYPKSEVERLWRQLKATGSQ, from the coding sequence ATGGAAGAAGAACTACTTAGACCAAAGGATGTTGCAAAGAAGTTCGGTATCTCAGTTAAAACGCTTTGGAAGTGGCAAAGGAAAGGCATTATTAGAGCAGTTAGGCTCCCAACTGGCAAGCTCCGCTATCCTAAGAGCGAGGTTGAGAGATTATGGAGGCAGTTAAAAGCTACAGGATCCCAGTAG
- a CDS encoding transposase — MEAVKSYRIPVEIPKDLIEEYFKVKQKALDAIFSHVKISKKAHLEFDREDRRELRDELLREWKYSKHYVDSTMNSVVGLVKGWITLYNKGKAEGKPEITKRTVYIKSTLFSFRNGILRVSVEPSKRYLEVDLSKCSWIPRDFDKVGGLLMTERELIVTVKKRVEPKAEKWASFDVNLTNITAFIGGEIKRYDLRELYHIHRVYETKLQRIQKLSKIKPNTSKRLLEKYSRREGSRAKDFMHKLTTQVAGELKEKSCGAILENLKGVKRRILNKSKDMNRKLSKWSARTFQLMLEYKLKWLNLPVKYVNPANSSKTCPACSGSMASYLGRMMKCEECGLTMDRDIIAVLNLQMRGEGFPQRDPDELIEGEGLSRNKSNICIPT, encoded by the coding sequence ATGGAGGCAGTTAAAAGCTACAGGATCCCAGTAGAGATTCCGAAGGATTTAATCGAAGAATACTTCAAAGTTAAGCAGAAGGCTTTAGACGCAATATTCTCGCACGTTAAAATTTCCAAGAAGGCTCACCTCGAATTCGATAGAGAGGATAGGAGAGAGCTTAGAGATGAATTGCTACGGGAGTGGAAATACTCAAAGCATTACGTTGATTCAACAATGAACTCTGTCGTAGGACTTGTTAAAGGCTGGATAACATTATATAACAAGGGGAAAGCTGAAGGTAAGCCTGAGATAACTAAGAGGACAGTCTACATTAAGAGCACGCTCTTCAGCTTCAGAAACGGCATATTGAGGGTAAGCGTAGAACCTAGTAAGCGGTATCTTGAGGTTGACTTGAGTAAGTGTTCGTGGATTCCGAGAGACTTTGATAAAGTCGGTGGACTACTTATGACTGAGAGGGAGCTTATAGTAACGGTTAAGAAGAGGGTTGAGCCGAAGGCGGAAAAGTGGGCATCATTTGACGTTAACTTAACGAACATAACGGCGTTCATAGGTGGCGAAATCAAGCGCTATGACTTAAGAGAGCTCTACCATATTCACAGAGTCTATGAAACTAAGCTGCAGAGGATACAAAAGTTATCTAAGATTAAGCCCAATACATCAAAGAGACTATTAGAGAAGTACTCTAGACGTGAGGGGAGTAGAGCCAAGGACTTCATGCACAAACTAACCACGCAGGTTGCGGGGGAGCTCAAGGAGAAGAGCTGCGGAGCAATACTTGAAAACCTGAAAGGTGTAAAGAGGCGAATCCTCAACAAGTCTAAAGACATGAACAGAAAGCTCTCGAAGTGGAGCGCAAGGACGTTTCAGCTCATGCTTGAATATAAGCTGAAGTGGCTTAACCTACCAGTAAAATACGTTAACCCAGCCAACTCATCTAAAACTTGCCCAGCCTGCTCAGGAAGCATGGCTTCCTATCTGGGCAGGATGATGAAATGCGAAGAATGCGGGTTAACAATGGATAGAGATATCATAGCGGTGTTGAACCTTCAGATGCGGGGAGAAGGGTTCCCCCAGAGAGACCCCGATGAGCTAATCGAGGGGGAAGGGTTAAGTAGGAATAAAAGCAACATATGCATTCCTACTTAA
- a CDS encoding UbiD family decarboxylase: MHHTFRDFITENRKRGEVIDIENRISRDYEAAAILKKLDGGPIVFFHNLDGYKAVGNVVSTRERLYRSIGVNEENYHKKLSDAMDSPISPEVTGKPNELSLRNITLRDLPVLRHFKEDAGYYITSGVVTAKSVKHGFLNSSIHRLLILDEKRMAIRVVPRHLYTMINEAREKNQKLPISVVIGVHPAVMIAASSSPSYGIDHFSVANKLLNGMLKVFELPNGSRAPIDSEIVIEGYIDPNEVVDEGPFTDLTGTPDIVRKQPVVYVTSIYTRDDPWYYALVPSSRDHMFFMGFSREAQIKNYIEKIVPSVKKVRLTEGGCGWLICVASIIKIREGDGKNVLMACFAAHPSLKIAIVVDDDIDPDDPKQVEWALATRLQPSTGTIVIPSATVSSLDPSSNQEQSVGSKLGLDATRTLLKPKEKFMRSTIPINDEQLNKLIGDSIVSYKRRREHT, from the coding sequence ATGCATCATACATTCAGAGATTTTATAACAGAAAACAGGAAAAGAGGTGAGGTAATTGACATTGAAAATCGTATTTCAAGAGATTATGAGGCTGCTGCTATATTAAAAAAACTAGATGGTGGTCCAATAGTATTTTTTCATAATCTAGATGGATATAAGGCAGTTGGTAATGTTGTAAGTACACGAGAAAGGTTATATAGATCAATAGGGGTAAATGAAGAAAATTATCATAAAAAATTAAGTGACGCTATGGATTCACCGATTTCTCCTGAAGTTACGGGGAAGCCAAACGAATTATCTTTAAGAAACATTACTCTTAGGGATTTACCAGTGTTGAGACATTTTAAGGAGGATGCTGGATACTATATAACATCTGGAGTTGTTACTGCAAAAAGTGTGAAACATGGTTTTCTTAATTCATCGATACACAGGCTTCTCATACTCGATGAGAAACGAATGGCAATTAGAGTTGTTCCTAGGCATCTTTATACTATGATTAATGAAGCTAGAGAAAAAAATCAGAAATTACCTATATCAGTGGTTATTGGTGTTCATCCAGCAGTAATGATAGCTGCCAGTTCATCCCCTTCTTATGGTATAGATCATTTCAGTGTTGCTAATAAATTATTGAACGGAATGTTAAAGGTTTTTGAGTTGCCTAATGGTTCTAGAGCACCAATTGATTCTGAAATTGTTATTGAAGGTTATATAGATCCAAATGAAGTTGTTGACGAGGGTCCTTTTACTGATCTTACTGGAACGCCAGACATCGTTAGGAAACAACCAGTTGTTTACGTTACATCTATTTACACAAGAGACGATCCATGGTATTATGCATTAGTACCTAGTAGTCGTGATCATATGTTTTTTATGGGTTTTTCAAGAGAAGCACAAATTAAGAATTATATAGAAAAAATTGTACCAAGCGTAAAGAAGGTAAGACTTACTGAGGGAGGATGCGGCTGGTTAATTTGCGTGGCATCAATAATTAAAATTCGTGAAGGTGATGGAAAAAATGTTTTAATGGCTTGTTTTGCTGCTCATCCATCATTGAAGATAGCTATAGTTGTTGATGATGATATTGATCCTGATGATCCAAAACAGGTTGAATGGGCGTTAGCTACACGTTTACAACCATCAACAGGAACTATAGTAATTCCTTCAGCCACAGTCTCGTCTCTGGATCCTTCAAGTAATCAAGAACAGTCAGTAGGTAGCAAGTTAGGTCTGGATGCTACAAGGACATTATTAAAACCTAAAGAGAAATTTATGAGGTCTACAATACCTATAAATGATGAACAACTTAATAAATTAATAGGTGATAGTATTGTATCTTACAAAAGAAGAAGAGAGCATACTTAA
- a CDS encoding aconitase X catalytic domain-containing protein, with the protein MYLTKEEESILNGEKGEGLRKMMKLVIGLATVAGAERLIKIESAHVSGISYENIGDEGLSFLEWLMKENVHVSVPTTINPGAIDLQQWKSTGVSEDYYEKQKRIVDAYIKLGAKPTLSCTPYFLDNVPSPGSHLAWAESSAVIYANTFLNVYTNKESGLSALAAAVIGKTGYYGLHLDENRKPKVIVKVKVDLSSSLDFGILGYRIGELVGDSIPAIIGAMPKSISDQKQFSAGLSASGTIGMVKFLDNTVEAEDKIEIDEKEMMNVRARFTSLDIDAVYLGCPHLSLLELRELASLLGKRRVKQGKSLLLYTSISAYKIAYEEGFIKVIEKSGAKVFAGACPVFNPKKSNGVIGTDAIKTAHYLNVSKGARICITENMSLIESVTEVI; encoded by the coding sequence TTGTATCTTACAAAAGAAGAAGAGAGCATACTTAACGGTGAAAAAGGTGAAGGATTACGCAAAATGATGAAACTAGTTATCGGACTGGCAACTGTAGCAGGCGCTGAAAGATTAATTAAAATAGAAAGTGCGCATGTCTCAGGTATATCTTATGAGAACATTGGTGATGAAGGACTGTCATTTTTGGAATGGCTTATGAAAGAAAATGTCCACGTATCGGTTCCTACTACAATAAATCCAGGCGCCATCGATCTACAACAATGGAAATCTACTGGTGTTAGTGAAGATTATTATGAGAAACAAAAAAGAATTGTAGATGCATATATAAAATTGGGTGCGAAACCTACATTAAGCTGTACACCGTATTTTTTGGATAATGTGCCGTCCCCTGGTTCTCATTTAGCTTGGGCTGAATCGTCGGCAGTGATCTATGCAAACACGTTCCTTAATGTTTACACTAATAAAGAGAGTGGGCTTTCAGCTCTTGCTGCAGCCGTAATTGGCAAGACTGGATATTATGGACTTCATTTAGATGAGAACAGAAAACCGAAAGTTATCGTTAAGGTCAAAGTTGATCTTTCCTCTTCACTTGATTTTGGTATTTTAGGTTATAGAATAGGTGAATTGGTTGGCGATAGCATTCCTGCCATAATAGGAGCAATGCCTAAGTCAATTTCTGATCAAAAACAATTTTCTGCTGGGCTTTCCGCATCAGGAACTATAGGTATGGTTAAGTTTTTAGATAATACGGTGGAAGCTGAGGATAAAATTGAAATTGATGAGAAAGAGATGATGAATGTTAGAGCTAGGTTTACTTCGTTAGATATTGACGCTGTGTATCTTGGTTGTCCACATTTATCGCTTCTGGAGCTAAGAGAACTAGCAAGTTTGTTGGGTAAAAGAAGAGTAAAACAAGGAAAATCACTACTATTATATACATCGATTTCTGCCTATAAGATCGCTTATGAAGAAGGTTTTATAAAAGTTATAGAAAAGAGTGGAGCAAAGGTTTTTGCAGGAGCTTGTCCTGTTTTTAATCCGAAAAAATCAAATGGTGTTATAGGAACTGATGCAATAAAGACAGCACACTATCTTAACGTATCAAAAGGTGCACGGATATGTATCACGGAGAATATGTCTCTTATCGAATCAGTGACTGAAGTGATATAA
- a CDS encoding DUF126 domain-containing protein, with amino-acid sequence MILKGRVINSGNAEGLALVSQKPISFLGDVNKENGFVVNKESDIYGEMLKDRVLVVPLGRGSTVGSWIIYALKKKGLAPSAILMERSDLIIASGCIVSDIPLLDNFNIPIHKIIRTGDRLRILDDGTVIVNP; translated from the coding sequence ATGATTTTGAAAGGTAGAGTAATAAATTCTGGTAATGCTGAAGGCCTTGCATTAGTCTCTCAGAAGCCTATTTCATTTTTAGGCGACGTAAATAAGGAAAATGGGTTTGTGGTTAACAAAGAAAGTGATATTTATGGTGAGATGCTAAAAGATAGGGTTTTAGTTGTTCCACTAGGACGAGGTTCTACTGTTGGATCATGGATAATTTATGCGTTAAAGAAAAAGGGATTAGCGCCAAGTGCAATACTGATGGAGAGATCGGATTTAATAATTGCGTCAGGATGCATAGTATCGGATATTCCATTGCTTGATAATTTTAACATACCAATACACAAAATTATTAGGACTGGTGATAGACTACGAATATTAGATGATGGAACTGTTATTGTGAATCCTTAA
- a CDS encoding HD domain-containing protein produces the protein MVRDYWSYIKDPIWGYIKITNEDRLLIDSFPVQRLRRLKQLSLADIVYPGAVHTRFEHSLGVMHVATEIAKNLPIEVSKDDGSLIRYSALLHDIGHGPFSHLFEHYLEKYLKKDHENIGEWIILKSELADIISKLGYDPKEIAGLALRGKSNKPAYMKQIIRSAVDADKLDFIRRDNYHTGAGYGSIDVERLIYTMEIIDDKLAVNMTALSVLEMVIISRVKSFESIYYHKTIRGAQLMFIRALEMAVEENGLLKFDMPEEYLKLDDYTLWSIISESTKGGQMLKRIQSRDLIKMAYEKKYIIGDEFIVKILSNENIMRKTTEEISSMAGVSPESIYIDAPSLPSVPYHGSFEADPTEIPIVKTDGELRTYYVSEVSRVIDVLKGYLNILRVYTDKENREAVHQACSKLFGSPTVSGRISV, from the coding sequence ATGGTTAGAGATTATTGGAGTTATATAAAAGATCCGATATGGGGTTATATCAAAATTACTAACGAGGATAGGCTTCTCATTGATAGTTTTCCAGTTCAAAGATTAAGAAGGTTAAAGCAGCTTTCTTTAGCAGATATAGTATATCCTGGAGCAGTTCACACACGATTCGAGCATTCTTTAGGAGTCATGCATGTGGCTACTGAAATTGCTAAAAACTTACCTATTGAAGTGTCTAAGGATGATGGCTCCCTGATAAGATATTCTGCACTTTTACATGATATCGGGCATGGTCCGTTTTCCCATCTTTTTGAGCACTACTTGGAAAAATACTTAAAAAAAGATCACGAAAATATTGGTGAATGGATTATACTAAAGTCTGAATTAGCCGACATAATATCGAAATTAGGATATGATCCAAAAGAGATTGCAGGATTAGCACTAAGAGGTAAGAGTAATAAACCAGCTTATATGAAACAAATCATAAGAAGCGCCGTGGACGCTGATAAACTTGATTTTATAAGAAGAGATAACTACCATACAGGCGCAGGTTATGGTAGCATAGATGTTGAACGCCTTATTTATACTATGGAGATAATTGATGATAAATTAGCAGTGAATATGACAGCTCTTTCAGTGCTTGAGATGGTTATAATATCAAGAGTAAAATCATTTGAATCTATTTATTATCACAAGACTATTAGAGGTGCCCAGTTAATGTTCATACGAGCACTAGAAATGGCTGTGGAGGAAAATGGACTTTTAAAATTTGATATGCCAGAAGAATATCTTAAGTTGGATGATTACACATTATGGTCTATAATTTCAGAAAGCACCAAAGGGGGTCAGATGCTAAAAAGGATTCAGTCTAGAGATTTGATAAAAATGGCATATGAAAAGAAGTACATAATAGGGGACGAGTTCATAGTAAAAATACTGTCTAACGAAAATATTATGCGCAAAACTACAGAAGAAATATCAAGCATGGCAGGTGTGAGCCCGGAATCCATTTATATTGATGCTCCTTCACTTCCATCAGTACCTTATCATGGCAGTTTTGAAGCCGATCCAACTGAAATCCCTATTGTAAAAACTGACGGTGAATTACGCACATACTATGTTTCAGAAGTTTCTCGTGTAATAGATGTTTTAAAAGGGTACTTAAATATCTTAAGAGTATACACTGATAAAGAAAATAGAGAAGCGGTGCATCAAGCATGTTCAAAGTTGTTCGGATCACCAACAGTATCAGGTAGGATATCCGTTTAA
- the tmk gene encoding dTMP kinase: MSRKGLFIVFEGIDGAGNTTQSNLLAQWLEKQGFRVLLTKEPTTGEIGVLIKKKLKSPTVSHPAVDALLFAADRVEHVYDMIMPALNDGIFVVSDRYKESSMAYQSAQGLSQKWIHILNKYAIEPDLTIILDVEPEISLTRKPNLTDRYETKNFLKKVRRKLLERAIEKGYPVIYTGDSVEESHNRIVNLIKLLLEQRGYILK; the protein is encoded by the coding sequence ATGTCTCGAAAAGGATTATTTATTGTGTTTGAAGGTATTGATGGTGCTGGTAACACGACCCAGTCTAATCTTTTAGCACAATGGCTTGAGAAACAGGGGTTTCGAGTACTACTAACCAAAGAACCAACAACAGGTGAAATAGGAGTCCTTATAAAGAAAAAACTTAAATCACCCACTGTTTCTCACCCGGCAGTCGATGCATTACTATTTGCCGCAGATCGTGTTGAACATGTTTACGATATGATAATGCCTGCTCTTAACGATGGTATCTTTGTTGTTTCAGATAGATACAAAGAATCAAGCATGGCCTATCAGTCAGCGCAAGGATTAAGTCAAAAATGGATTCATATTTTAAATAAATATGCTATAGAACCTGACCTAACTATAATTCTTGATGTAGAACCAGAAATTTCGCTTACTAGAAAACCCAATCTTACAGATCGTTATGAAACGAAGAATTTTCTTAAGAAAGTACGTAGAAAATTATTAGAAAGAGCTATAGAGAAAGGATACCCAGTTATATATACAGGTGATAGCGTGGAGGAATCACACAATAGAATAGTTAACTTGATCAAACTTCTTTTGGAACAGAGAGGTTATATCTTAAAATAA
- a CDS encoding DEAD/DEAH box helicase, with translation MKTLQSIYDSRLLRSELIERRLYQENIAQTCINHDTLVILPTGLGKTLIAVLIAARILEENPESQILIMAPTKPLVEQHARVFSDLLKIDWKKIVVMTGEVLPEKRSKMWRNAVIISATPQVVQNDVIAGRCDVRRLSLVVFDEAHRALGDYPYVFIAKYIRSRNPKARLVGLTASPGSTKEQILEVMNNLIINRIEARSERDPDVLPYVKPVDIEWLTCEMTPIMQKARTLILNMMNELREKLLSLGITLPPASELKKRELLELKTKVIEHENELGENIKLVYAIVNNLIRLEHMLELLEIQGIKPLREFIVNIETLASRSGATGAIKMLVKNRNWMELSNLVKLPGNEEHPKVNLLKNLLKEIYTSNPNVRGIVFTTIRSGVKMILDAISDILNIKAERFVGQADKLDKGMSQKEQIRVLEEFKNGEINLLIATNVGEEGLDVSECNFVIFYDNPPSAIRIVQRMGRTGRKFPGRVYVLLTKGTRDERYYWAGLQRKRTMRTLIRELSNNKNVIMGKIEQTNIEKTKTTSQELIRATQPQTTIQSKVSLQTQSQEEQLTIYVDNRELQSDIAKELILRGVDVRPVNLEIGDYVLSDEVVVERKTAEDFAKSIIDKRIFNQIINMRDAYSKPVLLIEGSTLYAPIINAEAVRGAIASIIVDFGVPVINVKDANEAASLFISIAKREQMEKRKQPTIKSGKRPITLKEQQETVVASLPNIDLTLAKRLLKRFRSVINVFNASKEELMKVEGIGEKISNKIREVLDSEYKNED, from the coding sequence GTGAAAACACTACAAAGTATTTATGATTCTAGATTATTGAGGTCTGAGCTTATCGAGCGTAGATTATATCAAGAAAACATAGCACAAACATGTATCAATCACGATACTTTAGTCATACTACCTACTGGGTTAGGAAAAACGTTAATAGCAGTCTTAATTGCGGCAAGGATTCTTGAAGAAAATCCCGAATCACAAATCTTAATTATGGCTCCAACTAAACCTTTGGTTGAACAGCACGCACGAGTTTTTAGTGATTTGCTGAAGATTGATTGGAAAAAAATAGTCGTGATGACTGGTGAGGTTCTTCCAGAAAAACGTTCCAAAATGTGGCGAAATGCTGTAATAATTTCAGCAACACCTCAGGTCGTTCAAAATGATGTAATTGCTGGTAGATGTGATGTGAGACGCTTGTCTTTAGTAGTTTTTGATGAAGCTCACAGGGCGCTCGGAGACTATCCTTATGTTTTTATTGCTAAGTACATTCGCTCAAGGAATCCTAAAGCACGCCTAGTTGGTTTAACAGCATCACCGGGATCTACAAAGGAACAAATACTAGAGGTTATGAATAACCTTATTATAAATCGAATAGAAGCACGAAGTGAACGTGATCCTGACGTTTTACCTTACGTTAAGCCTGTAGATATAGAATGGCTAACGTGTGAAATGACCCCAATAATGCAGAAAGCTAGAACATTAATTTTAAACATGATGAACGAATTAAGAGAAAAACTCCTGTCATTGGGCATAACACTTCCACCAGCCTCTGAACTAAAAAAGCGTGAACTGTTAGAATTAAAAACTAAAGTGATTGAACATGAAAACGAATTAGGAGAGAATATAAAGTTAGTTTATGCTATCGTTAATAATTTAATTAGGCTTGAACACATGCTAGAGTTATTAGAAATACAGGGTATAAAACCTCTTAGAGAATTTATAGTAAACATAGAAACATTAGCTTCTAGAAGTGGTGCAACAGGAGCCATAAAAATGTTAGTCAAAAATAGGAATTGGATGGAACTCTCTAATTTGGTTAAATTACCTGGCAATGAAGAGCATCCTAAGGTTAATTTATTAAAAAATCTGCTTAAGGAAATATACACATCAAATCCAAACGTACGAGGTATTGTGTTTACTACGATCAGAAGTGGTGTTAAAATGATTCTGGATGCTATCTCAGATATTCTCAACATTAAGGCTGAACGATTTGTAGGACAAGCTGATAAACTAGATAAGGGAATGAGCCAAAAAGAACAAATAAGAGTATTAGAGGAATTTAAAAATGGAGAAATAAATTTACTCATAGCGACAAACGTAGGTGAAGAAGGATTAGACGTGTCTGAATGTAACTTTGTCATTTTCTATGATAACCCTCCAAGTGCCATAAGAATAGTTCAACGTATGGGCCGCACGGGGAGAAAATTTCCAGGCAGAGTTTACGTACTCCTAACTAAAGGTACACGCGATGAACGTTACTATTGGGCTGGATTACAAAGAAAACGCACAATGAGAACTCTTATAAGAGAGCTTAGTAATAATAAAAATGTAATTATGGGAAAAATTGAGCAAACAAACATTGAAAAAACTAAAACCACGAGCCAAGAGCTTATCCGAGCTACACAACCTCAGACTACAATACAATCTAAGGTTTCTTTGCAAACTCAGTCACAGGAAGAACAACTTACCATATATGTGGATAACAGAGAACTACAATCAGATATAGCTAAAGAATTGATACTACGCGGTGTTGATGTGAGACCTGTAAATCTTGAAATAGGTGATTATGTATTATCAGATGAAGTTGTGGTTGAAAGAAAAACAGCTGAAGATTTCGCGAAATCAATAATAGATAAAAGAATTTTTAACCAAATAATCAATATGCGTGATGCGTATTCAAAACCGGTATTATTAATTGAGGGGTCAACATTATACGCTCCTATCATAAACGCTGAGGCTGTAAGAGGAGCCATTGCGAGTATAATTGTCGATTTCGGTGTACCAGTTATAAATGTAAAAGATGCCAATGAAGCCGCATCATTGTTCATTTCAATAGCCAAGCGTGAACAGATGGAAAAGCGCAAACAACCAACGATCAAAAGTGGAAAAAGACCAATCACACTAAAAGAACAACAAGAAACAGTTGTAGCTAGCTTACCCAATATAGACCTTACATTAGCAAAACGACTTTTAAAAAGATTCAGATCTGTAATAAACGTTTTTAATGCTTCAAAAGAAGAGCTTATGAAAGTTGAAGGGATAGGTGAGAAGATTTCCAATAAGATCAGAGAAGTCTTGGATTCAGAATACAAAAATGAAGATTAA
- a CDS encoding Sjogren's syndrome/scleroderma autoantigen 1 family protein produces the protein MSIKKSSDVLSKRMAELLKAGAIMLNDYCPDCHVPLFKLRDGQIICPSCNKRAFYVKEGEEYVVETMITLENLRKTITSKLSQLNISISMEQDTNQLYEETKLLLALLEALERLEKLSSKKS, from the coding sequence ATGAGTATAAAAAAGAGTTCAGATGTTTTGAGCAAACGTATGGCGGAGTTACTAAAGGCTGGAGCTATAATGCTTAATGATTATTGTCCAGATTGTCACGTACCATTATTTAAATTAAGAGATGGACAAATAATATGTCCCTCTTGCAATAAGCGAGCCTTCTATGTAAAAGAAGGTGAAGAATATGTAGTAGAGACTATGATAACCTTAGAGAACCTCAGGAAAACAATAACATCCAAATTATCACAATTGAATATATCAATATCTATGGAACAAGATACTAATCAACTTTATGAAGAAACTAAGCTTCTTCTTGCACTATTAGAAGCTTTGGAAAGATTAGAAAAATTATCATCGAAAAAAAGTTAA
- a CDS encoding UPF0147 family protein, with amino-acid sequence MAITANEERIKLAITYLTQVANDTDVPRNIREACKRAISSLNDKKIPSLAARAANAINTLDELMQEPTMPIFARTTIWKAISLLEQIRD; translated from the coding sequence ATGGCGATAACTGCAAACGAAGAAAGAATAAAACTTGCTATAACATATTTAACTCAAGTTGCAAATGATACTGATGTTCCTAGAAATATTAGAGAAGCTTGCAAAAGAGCCATCAGTTCATTAAATGACAAGAAGATTCCGTCACTAGCTGCAAGAGCTGCGAACGCTATAAATACTCTTGATGAATTGATGCAAGAACCAACAATGCCTATTTTCGCTCGTACTACAATATGGAAAGCGATATCACTACTAGAACAAATTAGAGATTAA
- a CDS encoding DUF402 domain-containing protein, whose amino-acid sequence MKVLTRGIYSTALAKFLLDNGFVLTQPSKRIIERLKIEAIKEPWDVAIEARPWIYGITVYGTKEGVERIIESFQKLGKITINPSIIPIGSVYSGEVIEANYNTSIVNIGSHKVFLRGKKNVGERVIVSIIKPVYSGMPEATEGIAIAGKTIIISKNLTADVWGYVEPHVKENLLNFVKNITKSGWGILLLDLAQYVEPISILEEYNSLVREGNTLLEKSLSLTQKVGQIRDGIHIAKVNFSYDVKQTLDKIRSSVLPTVSGHHYMRSLGKDTQLLVDFAENLVTNGYNPEDIGAHMIKSFIMNRFSIGSLVKIRHYKPNGERIELTPGKVINIDAGNFEVSIRRQFSESEGIYDGIGAPKEKGDYAISTYKMGSMISRHTYYNRSGVMKGIYINISTPIEFTWDGIQYIDLLVDIVRNYADQVEIIDVNELKKYVESGYVSKSLAEEVLKIAKEQAELLKIK is encoded by the coding sequence ATGAAAGTCTTAACAAGAGGCATCTACTCCACAGCCCTCGCTAAATTTCTACTTGATAATGGATTTGTGCTCACACAACCATCTAAAAGAATTATAGAACGTCTCAAGATCGAAGCAATAAAAGAACCATGGGATGTAGCGATTGAGGCAAGACCATGGATCTATGGCATCACAGTATATGGTACAAAGGAAGGAGTAGAAAGAATCATAGAATCATTTCAAAAATTAGGTAAAATAACAATAAATCCCTCCATAATTCCGATCGGATCAGTATATTCTGGAGAAGTCATTGAGGCTAATTACAATACATCGATAGTTAACATAGGTTCTCATAAAGTATTTTTAAGAGGAAAGAAAAACGTCGGAGAACGTGTAATCGTTTCAATCATAAAGCCGGTCTATTCTGGTATGCCAGAAGCAACAGAAGGTATAGCTATAGCTGGAAAAACTATAATCATTTCAAAAAACTTGACTGCTGACGTATGGGGTTATGTAGAACCGCATGTTAAAGAGAACCTACTAAACTTTGTAAAAAACATAACAAAAAGTGGTTGGGGAATACTTTTACTAGATCTAGCACAATATGTAGAACCCATTTCTATACTTGAAGAATATAACTCATTAGTACGCGAAGGCAACACACTCCTCGAAAAAAGTCTCTCATTAACTCAAAAGGTTGGACAAATAAGGGATGGAATACATATCGCAAAAGTTAATTTCTCTTATGATGTAAAACAAACATTAGATAAAATCCGAAGCTCAGTGCTCCCAACAGTTTCAGGTCATCATTACATGAGGTCATTAGGCAAAGACACCCAATTGCTTGTAGACTTTGCAGAGAACTTAGTTACTAATGGTTATAATCCAGAAGATATTGGTGCGCATATGATAAAATCGTTCATAATGAACCGATTTTCAATAGGTAGTCTAGTGAAAATTAGACACTATAAACCAAACGGTGAAAGAATAGAACTTACACCCGGAAAAGTGATAAATATAGACGCAGGGAACTTTGAGGTATCCATTAGACGACAATTTTCAGAAAGTGAAGGCATATATGATGGAATTGGCGCACCAAAAGAAAAAGGAGATTATGCAATATCAACATATAAAATGGGCAGCATGATCTCTAGACATACTTATTATAATCGCAGCGGTGTAATGAAGGGTATATACATCAATATTTCAACACCTATAGAATTCACATGGGATGGAATACAATATATAGATTTGTTAGTAGATATTGTAAGAAACTATGCAGATCAGGTGGAAATAATTGATGTAAATGAGCTTAAAAAATATGTAGAAAGCGGCTATGTAAGCAAATCTTTGGCAGAGGAAGTTCTCAAAATAGCAAAAGAACAAGCCGAATTATTAAAAATAAAATAA